In Nostoc sp. GT001, a genomic segment contains:
- a CDS encoding SGNH/GDSL hydrolase family protein encodes MKKTILTTGFFLLSFIFPLKILAAQNYEDIYVFGDSFSDTGNAFNATNKTFPSSSTYFDGRFSNGSVWVEYLAQDLGLSFNPRNNFAYGGATTGVNNISNPALPGLQTQIANFTAENPSANPNALYIVWAGANDYFSYFGGGVPNPNQAVANISAAVTSLAVIGAEDFLVVNQPDLGKFPVANFNSQIPSLFSTLTDAHNSSLNATINFLNQRLVPHLNIIPFNVNDLFSRIITEPREFSLTNATNYCIQDLSVIPLTLPTQPVACNPDKFLFWDPVHPTTAAHRLIGESAFLVLKSASVPESSNVLGVLAFGILGTVLFWKRE; translated from the coding sequence ATGAAAAAAACAATTCTGACGACAGGATTTTTCCTGTTGTCTTTCATATTTCCGCTTAAAATCTTAGCGGCACAGAATTATGAAGATATTTATGTTTTTGGTGACAGCTTTTCAGACACAGGAAATGCATTCAATGCCACAAATAAAACCTTTCCCTCAAGCTCAACATACTTTGATGGACGTTTTTCCAATGGCTCAGTTTGGGTAGAATATCTGGCACAAGACTTAGGATTATCCTTCAATCCTCGCAATAACTTTGCTTATGGAGGGGCTACCACCGGGGTCAATAACATTAGCAATCCTGCGTTACCCGGATTGCAAACCCAGATCGCTAACTTTACAGCCGAAAATCCGTCTGCTAATCCCAACGCCCTTTATATCGTCTGGGCTGGTGCTAATGATTACTTCAGTTACTTTGGGGGGGGTGTTCCCAACCCTAATCAGGCAGTTGCAAATATATCAGCAGCAGTCACATCGCTTGCTGTCATAGGCGCTGAAGATTTTCTGGTAGTTAATCAGCCAGATTTGGGAAAGTTTCCAGTTGCAAACTTCAACAGTCAAATACCTAGCTTGTTCAGTACGTTGACTGATGCACATAACTCTAGCTTGAACGCGACCATCAACTTTTTGAACCAACGACTAGTCCCTCATCTCAACATTATTCCTTTCAATGTTAATGACTTATTTAGTAGGATAATCACCGAGCCAAGGGAATTCAGCCTGACAAATGCTACGAACTATTGCATACAGGATTTATCAGTGATCCCCTTGACTTTGCCTACCCAACCAGTAGCTTGTAATCCAGATAAGTTTTTATTTTGGGACCCAGTTCATCCTACAACCGCGGCTCATCGGCTAATCGGAGAATCTGCATTTTTAGTACTGAAGTCAGCTTCTGTCCCAGAATCTTCTAATGTGTTAGGAGTATTGGCTTTTGGTATCTTGGGTACAGTTTTGTTCTGGAAACGCGAATAG
- a CDS encoding 3-oxoacyl-[acyl-carrier-protein] synthase III C-terminal domain-containing protein, with protein MVYPSVGICSLAVSFPSIRRTKDYYKEKYPEIVAQVEQKSLARMISLNNSTPSNKFELEMMPYLSDPFRGTFEQRILAPSESSLTLEYRAAKDAIKAAKLSVNDVDLLLVASFLPEKIGFGNAAFLARQLGLQCGAWNLDGSCASTLIALQTACALVQAGMHRNVLVAISCTYSRFFDKDDTLSWFFSDGAGAFLVSSLKPNQGILGTKTVNTSILCDQLSFKLTEDKEGNQRFQMQVPKDTNKVIGETAADLLLTCCEGAIAAAGVTLKQIDFFIFNTPTAWFASFCTRVLGIDSERTINVYPLYANMGPALTLANLYHAAQLGKIHENDLVLLYGFGAASSASASVIRWGSVALGPVPVNEPE; from the coding sequence ATGGTGTACCCTTCCGTAGGCATTTGCTCACTAGCAGTTAGCTTTCCTAGCATTAGACGTACAAAAGATTACTACAAAGAAAAATACCCTGAGATAGTAGCTCAAGTAGAGCAAAAAAGCTTGGCAAGAATGATCTCTCTAAATAATTCCACGCCGAGCAACAAGTTTGAGTTAGAAATGATGCCTTATCTGTCAGATCCTTTTCGGGGCACTTTTGAACAGAGGATACTTGCTCCTAGCGAGTCGTCGCTGACCCTGGAGTATCGGGCAGCCAAGGATGCCATCAAAGCGGCAAAGCTTTCTGTCAATGACGTAGATCTCCTGCTCGTCGCCTCGTTTTTACCTGAAAAAATCGGATTTGGCAATGCCGCCTTTCTTGCTCGTCAACTGGGACTACAGTGTGGCGCATGGAACCTTGATGGATCGTGTGCTAGTACCCTAATTGCCCTTCAAACTGCTTGTGCTTTAGTACAAGCAGGAATGCACCGCAATGTCCTAGTGGCGATCTCTTGTACGTACTCTCGCTTCTTCGATAAAGACGATACTCTTTCATGGTTTTTTAGCGATGGTGCTGGAGCTTTCCTAGTTAGTTCACTAAAACCAAACCAAGGCATTCTTGGTACAAAGACAGTTAATACTAGTATTTTGTGCGATCAATTGTCTTTTAAACTTACTGAGGACAAAGAAGGCAATCAACGGTTTCAAATGCAGGTACCCAAGGATACGAATAAAGTGATCGGCGAAACAGCTGCGGATTTACTGCTTACTTGTTGTGAGGGGGCTATTGCTGCTGCTGGTGTTACCCTGAAGCAAATTGACTTTTTTATTTTTAATACTCCCACTGCTTGGTTTGCAAGCTTCTGTACGCGTGTATTGGGCATTGACTCAGAACGCACAATCAATGTCTACCCTCTTTATGCAAACATGGGACCAGCGCTAACCCTAGCCAATTTGTACCACGCTGCTCAACTTGGCAAAATTCACGAAAATGACTTGGTTTTACTCTATGGCTTTGGTGCCGCCAGTTCTGCCTCTGCAAGCGTAATCCGCTGGGGTAGTGTGGCACTAGGCCCTGTTCCGGTCAATGAACCTGAATAG
- a CDS encoding ScyA-related TPP-binding enzyme: MDVKFQDTQANTTKQLNSSKQPSNSKPSETFSVAEAVVKILEDMGVQYAFGVSGGAIAPVWAALHQSSIQVLHFRHEAGAAFAAIEAYFASDRPVVIFTTTGPGITNALTGLLAARWEGAKVILVSASTSAPQRGRWAFQETSAYTMPSTNIFNSGQIFHYATNLKSSDELTEISRRLAIGLAQPEGFVAYLSIPTNIQTSSLTTSLPRVTLSHAVATASEETIAECVRLLTEGSFAIWVGFGARAAAEEIRQLAEITGAAVMCSPRGKGIFPEDHPQFVGVTGFAGHKSVLTYMQEYYPLHTLVLGTRLGEFTSFWNPTMIPQRGFLHIDIDRDVPGAAYPDAKTFAIQSDIKVFIKELLKHFSVSDSRSTALTLPRPELDLIKPCTGSLVRPKVLMDAIQQVIVEGSDAVVMAESGNSFAWAIHHLRFTKPGRFRVSTGFGSMGHFVTGVVGAALARNGKAVAIVGDGAMLMNNEISTAVQHQIPAVWIVLNDSRYNMCDQGTTMQGFKGVNVEIPQTDFVKIACGMGADGIRVERESDIQAALEKALVSTNPFVVDVIIDPSWKAPISNRINNLISQSTTNY, from the coding sequence ATGGATGTGAAATTTCAGGATACACAAGCGAATACCACTAAACAATTAAACTCAAGTAAACAGCCATCTAATAGCAAGCCATCCGAAACTTTTTCGGTAGCGGAAGCAGTGGTAAAAATCCTGGAAGATATGGGAGTACAGTATGCCTTTGGTGTATCGGGAGGTGCGATCGCCCCAGTGTGGGCTGCATTACATCAAAGTTCCATCCAGGTGTTGCACTTTCGCCATGAAGCTGGAGCCGCTTTTGCAGCCATTGAGGCGTATTTTGCTAGCGATCGCCCAGTTGTGATATTCACTACAACTGGTCCAGGGATCACCAACGCTTTGACAGGGCTATTAGCTGCTCGTTGGGAGGGCGCTAAGGTAATTCTTGTGTCAGCTTCAACCTCAGCACCACAGCGGGGACGTTGGGCTTTCCAGGAAACCAGCGCATACACTATGCCCAGCACAAATATTTTTAATTCGGGGCAAATATTCCATTACGCGACTAATCTCAAATCTAGCGATGAACTCACAGAGATATCTCGAAGGCTTGCCATCGGGCTAGCACAACCAGAAGGATTCGTCGCCTATCTAAGTATCCCTACAAATATCCAGACAAGTTCACTAACAACTTCGTTGCCACGAGTAACTCTGTCTCATGCTGTGGCAACAGCAAGTGAAGAAACAATTGCAGAATGTGTCCGGTTACTGACTGAAGGGTCCTTTGCCATCTGGGTTGGCTTCGGTGCGCGCGCTGCTGCCGAAGAGATTCGGCAACTTGCTGAGATAACAGGCGCAGCAGTAATGTGTTCACCGCGTGGTAAAGGGATTTTTCCCGAAGATCATCCACAATTTGTAGGAGTTACAGGCTTTGCTGGACACAAATCTGTTTTGACATATATGCAGGAGTACTATCCTTTGCACACTTTGGTTCTGGGAACGCGCCTTGGTGAGTTTACATCGTTCTGGAACCCTACAATGATCCCCCAGCGGGGATTTTTGCATATTGACATTGACCGAGATGTGCCAGGAGCAGCATATCCAGATGCTAAGACATTTGCTATCCAGTCTGACATAAAAGTGTTCATCAAGGAGCTGTTGAAGCACTTTTCTGTAAGTGATAGTCGCTCAACGGCGCTAACGCTGCCTCGACCTGAACTTGATTTAATCAAGCCATGCACAGGCAGTTTAGTGCGTCCCAAAGTGCTTATGGATGCGATTCAACAGGTGATTGTTGAAGGAAGCGATGCAGTAGTAATGGCTGAATCTGGTAACTCCTTTGCCTGGGCAATTCATCATCTACGATTTACTAAACCAGGCCGTTTTCGGGTTAGCACTGGCTTCGGGTCTATGGGGCATTTTGTTACGGGTGTTGTAGGTGCGGCACTGGCAAGAAATGGCAAAGCTGTCGCAATTGTTGGGGATGGTGCCATGCTCATGAATAACGAGATAAGTACAGCTGTGCAACACCAGATTCCTGCTGTTTGGATTGTACTCAATGACTCGCGCTACAACATGTGCGATCAGGGAACAACAATGCAAGGGTTCAAGGGTGTAAATGTAGAGATTCCACAGACGGATTTCGTTAAGATTGCCTGCGGGATGGGAGCCGATGGCATTCGTGTCGAAAGGGAGTCTGACATTCAGGCTGCGCTAGAGAAAGCCCTTGTTTCAACTAATCCGTTCGTTGTTGATGTAATAATCGACCCAAGTTGGAAGGCACCAATTTCAAATCGTATTAATAACTTAATTTCTCAAAGCACTACAAATTATTGA